The following are from one region of the Rosistilla carotiformis genome:
- a CDS encoding RNA polymerase sigma factor codes for MEPVDRTAALNRETDAIEDAYRTHSRAVFATLVRLIGDFDLAEEALHEAFIAALEKWQQQGIPADPRSWLVSTGRFKAIDVIRRRARFHRAADELVQRVDAIAAANASVSEREIQDDRLRLIFTCCHPAIDPKVQVPLTLREVCGLTTEEIASAFLASPSTMAQRIVRGKAKIRDAKIPFVVPSLTELPDRLDAVLSVVYLVFNEGYSASAGESLTRPDLSQEAIRLSRLIVELLPDPEAMGLLAMMLLHESRRQARLTPDGDLVLLEDQDRSLWDRDFIDEGKLWVQRSLESRRVGGYAIQAAISAVHADAATADATDWPQIVALYGALMQATPSPVIELNRAVAVAMADGPAAGLQIIDAILQRGELQGYRLAHAARGELLRRLGDRDAARAAFRRALELATQEPERRFLTRKLDALDQVE; via the coding sequence ATGGAACCTGTCGATCGCACCGCGGCGTTGAACCGTGAAACCGATGCCATCGAGGACGCGTATCGCACCCACAGCCGCGCGGTGTTCGCAACGCTGGTCCGATTGATCGGCGATTTTGATCTCGCCGAAGAAGCATTGCACGAAGCGTTTATCGCGGCGCTCGAAAAGTGGCAGCAACAGGGAATCCCCGCGGATCCGCGATCGTGGCTGGTGTCGACTGGACGGTTTAAAGCGATCGATGTGATTCGCCGCCGCGCACGATTCCATCGCGCGGCCGACGAACTGGTCCAACGCGTCGACGCGATCGCGGCGGCCAACGCAAGTGTCAGCGAGCGGGAGATCCAAGACGATCGCTTACGGCTGATCTTCACCTGCTGCCATCCGGCGATCGATCCCAAGGTCCAGGTTCCGCTGACGTTGCGAGAGGTCTGCGGGCTGACGACCGAAGAGATCGCCAGTGCCTTCCTCGCCTCGCCATCGACAATGGCTCAACGGATTGTCCGCGGCAAGGCGAAGATTCGCGACGCCAAGATCCCGTTTGTCGTCCCCTCGCTGACCGAATTGCCCGATCGGTTGGATGCCGTGTTATCGGTTGTCTATCTGGTCTTCAACGAAGGCTATTCGGCGTCTGCCGGGGAGAGCCTCACGCGCCCCGATCTTTCGCAAGAGGCGATCCGATTGAGTCGGTTGATCGTGGAGTTGTTGCCCGATCCCGAGGCGATGGGACTGCTGGCGATGATGCTGCTGCACGAATCGCGGCGGCAAGCTCGGCTGACGCCCGACGGCGACTTGGTGCTGTTGGAAGATCAGGATCGCAGTTTATGGGATCGCGATTTCATCGACGAAGGAAAGCTGTGGGTGCAGCGTTCGTTGGAATCTCGCCGCGTGGGCGGTTACGCGATTCAAGCGGCGATCTCGGCGGTTCACGCCGACGCGGCGACCGCCGATGCCACCGATTGGCCTCAGATCGTCGCCCTGTATGGCGCGTTGATGCAAGCGACGCCATCACCCGTGATCGAACTGAATCGCGCCGTTGCGGTGGCGATGGCCGATGGTCCCGCGGCGGGACTGCAGATCATCGATGCAATCCTGCAGCGCGGCGAATTGCAGGGCTATCGATTAGCGCACGCCGCCCGCGGCGAACTGCTCCGCCGCCTAGGAGATCGCGACGCGGCGAGGGCCGCGTTTCGGCGGGCGCTCGAACTGGCAACCCAGGAACCCGAGCGGCGGTTCTTAACGCGAAAGCTCGACGCGCTCGATCAGGTCGAGTAG
- a CDS encoding TPM domain-containing protein, with the protein MKSATELINDEQRKRVEAAVVAAEAKTSCEIVPVVATSSGRYDRPEDMIGLWLAILAAITAWVMFPRQLDETGSWSGLPNYVGLLTMVASVVVAFIAGAWIGSRIGWLRRLFTPRQQMQEEVYARARETFFDKRIHHTTGSTGLLIYVSLFEHIAVVLGDQEIIDKMGQNFLDQLCQQLTDGLRQGDASEAISNVIAAAGEKLAGPLPRATDDVNELHDALVLID; encoded by the coding sequence ATGAAAAGTGCAACGGAATTGATCAACGACGAACAACGCAAACGCGTCGAAGCGGCGGTCGTGGCAGCTGAAGCCAAGACGTCGTGCGAAATCGTGCCAGTCGTGGCGACATCGTCGGGCCGCTACGACCGACCGGAGGACATGATCGGGCTCTGGCTGGCGATTCTTGCCGCGATCACGGCTTGGGTGATGTTCCCACGGCAACTCGACGAAACGGGCAGCTGGAGTGGCCTTCCGAACTACGTCGGTCTGTTGACGATGGTTGCCAGCGTCGTGGTTGCGTTCATCGCAGGTGCTTGGATCGGGAGTCGGATCGGATGGCTCCGGCGATTGTTCACTCCTCGCCAGCAGATGCAGGAAGAGGTTTACGCACGAGCTCGCGAAACGTTCTTCGACAAACGGATCCATCACACAACCGGTTCGACCGGTCTACTGATCTATGTCTCCCTGTTTGAACACATCGCCGTCGTCCTCGGCGACCAAGAGATCATCGATAAAATGGGGCAGAACTTCCTCGATCAACTCTGCCAACAACTGACCGACGGCCTTCGCCAAGGCGACGCGAGCGAAGCGATTTCCAACGTGATTGCCGCGGCAGGAGAAAAGCTCGCCGGTCCGCTTCCTCGAGCCACCGACGACGTGAACGAACTGCACGACGCGCTGGTGTTGATCGATTGA
- a CDS encoding ABC transporter permease subunit, which translates to MTRVLIRKYVGEAILLWLACALALVSFNVLRVWLVSQMEMDRFKAIIEQFREYERFSPIPFDQLFSYVGRIGMTFDEPIVVLCIVVWVIARGSDVVSGELGRGTLEMLLAQPVTRSQVMRAHGTVAVLGLAGLSLCVWLGIWIGIMLFSVKQIPPAPTFYIPLIGLHLPLPTGPAEPIFTPMRQFVSAEVFGVGVLNLFAFGFALLGISTWLSSIDRYRWRSVGVTIGFYVVNVILMIASQATERLDWLKYLTYFTCYMPQEIIQHRVNPETGSPWQILLTGPDGTQIPGPFAATLFLFAIGTAGYCLALRRFNQRDLPAPV; encoded by the coding sequence ATGACACGCGTTTTGATTCGCAAGTATGTTGGTGAAGCGATTTTGCTGTGGCTCGCGTGCGCGCTCGCTTTGGTGTCGTTTAATGTGTTGCGCGTTTGGTTGGTCAGCCAGATGGAGATGGATCGCTTCAAAGCGATCATCGAACAGTTCCGCGAATACGAACGCTTTTCGCCGATCCCGTTCGATCAATTGTTCAGCTACGTCGGCCGGATTGGGATGACCTTTGATGAACCGATCGTCGTTTTATGCATCGTTGTCTGGGTGATCGCGCGGGGTTCCGATGTGGTCAGTGGCGAACTGGGGCGTGGCACGCTGGAGATGTTGCTGGCTCAACCGGTCACGCGCAGCCAAGTGATGCGGGCCCATGGGACCGTCGCGGTGCTGGGCTTGGCGGGGCTATCGCTGTGCGTCTGGCTCGGCATCTGGATCGGAATCATGCTGTTCAGTGTCAAACAGATTCCCCCAGCTCCTACGTTTTACATCCCCTTGATCGGCCTGCATCTGCCGCTGCCAACCGGGCCTGCCGAACCGATTTTTACGCCGATGCGGCAGTTCGTCTCGGCAGAGGTCTTTGGCGTGGGCGTGTTGAACCTGTTTGCGTTTGGTTTCGCGCTGTTGGGCATCAGTACCTGGCTCAGCAGCATCGATCGCTATCGTTGGCGTTCGGTCGGAGTGACGATCGGCTTTTATGTCGTCAACGTGATCCTGATGATCGCCTCCCAAGCGACCGAGCGACTCGATTGGTTGAAATATTTGACGTATTTCACCTGTTACATGCCGCAGGAGATCATCCAGCATCGGGTGAACCCCGAAACGGGGTCTCCTTGGCAGATCCTCCTGACAGGTCCCGACGGTACCCAGATACCCGGTCCCTTTGCGGCAACCCTGTTCTTGTTTGCCATCGGGACGGCAGGGTATTGTTTGGCGCTGCGACGTTTCAATCAACGCGATCTTCCCGCCCCTGTCTAG
- a CDS encoding ABC transporter ATP-binding protein, whose amino-acid sequence MSIVETRALTKRFGDFVALDRCSLTVQPGDVFGLLGPNGAGKTTLLRTLLGFLRPSSGTASICGHDVFSESLAVRQNVAYLPGDARLPRHMRGRSVLRFFSDLHPLGSAERSLALADRFELDLQRRVGFMSTGMRQKLALCVVLSTQSPIVILDEPTANLDPSVRKAVLEQVEQIRDSGRTVILSSHVLSEIEQVCNRVVFLRRGQLVLEQSISELKDRHRIILWIDDKHFEIPHSLRERVEETFREGDRIVLETDSDLAPLLSWLATLAPRELRLEPLGIEAIYDRVHHPVGDASVADSNAPQEVA is encoded by the coding sequence ATGTCGATTGTTGAAACGCGCGCGTTGACGAAACGTTTTGGGGACTTTGTTGCCTTGGACCGCTGCTCGCTGACGGTCCAACCTGGCGACGTGTTTGGTTTGCTGGGGCCCAATGGAGCGGGGAAGACGACGCTGCTGCGAACCCTGCTCGGTTTCCTGCGACCGAGTTCTGGAACCGCGTCGATCTGCGGTCACGATGTGTTCAGCGAAAGCTTGGCCGTCCGCCAGAACGTCGCCTACCTGCCCGGCGACGCGCGGCTGCCGCGACACATGCGGGGGCGCAGTGTGCTGCGATTCTTCAGCGACCTGCATCCGTTGGGTTCCGCCGAACGCAGCCTGGCGTTGGCCGACCGCTTCGAATTGGACCTGCAGCGCCGCGTCGGATTTATGTCGACCGGGATGCGACAAAAGCTGGCGCTCTGTGTCGTGCTGTCGACTCAGTCGCCGATCGTGATCCTCGACGAACCGACAGCCAACCTGGACCCTTCGGTTCGCAAGGCGGTGCTGGAACAGGTCGAACAGATCCGCGACAGTGGCCGCACGGTGATCCTTTCGTCGCATGTGCTCTCGGAAATCGAACAGGTTTGCAATCGAGTCGTCTTCTTGCGACGCGGCCAATTGGTGCTGGAGCAATCGATCTCAGAACTGAAGGATCGACATCGGATCATCCTTTGGATCGATGACAAACACTTTGAGATTCCGCATTCGCTGCGAGAACGCGTCGAGGAAACGTTTCGGGAAGGAGACCGGATTGTGCTGGAGACCGATAGTGATTTGGCACCTTTGCTCAGCTGGTTGGCGACCCTCGCGCCTCGCGAACTGCGATTGGAGCCTTTAGGAATCGAAGCGATCTACGATCGCGTGCACCATCCCGTCGGCGACGCCTCGGTCGCTGATTCCAACGCGCCGCAGGAGGTGGCATAG
- a CDS encoding class I SAM-dependent methyltransferase, giving the protein MTDAREAPVQIETPDAPFAFGKNWARFLASLNEERIKAAEASLRNLLQRQDLNGYRFLDAGSGSGLFSLAAYRLGAVVTSFDVDHDSVACTEELRRRYATDDDRWRVMRGSLLDQVFLDTLGSFEGVYCWGVAHHSGSMWTAIENLLPLVEPDGSIVLAIYNDQLYISRVWRAIKHIYHRLPAFLRPLYVVAIGFSAFAKRLVVTMLACVLRLLTLRNPFVPLMNWATETQSRGMHGWYDLVDWVGGWPFEVAKPEEVFRFLRDRGFFLEEMTTSAGHGCNEFTFTRTTEKITTHQSTDADFRTEPKIQPSMSLPG; this is encoded by the coding sequence ATGACGGATGCTCGCGAAGCTCCTGTCCAAATTGAAACGCCCGATGCTCCGTTCGCATTTGGAAAAAACTGGGCACGATTCCTGGCCAGCCTGAATGAGGAGCGCATCAAGGCTGCTGAGGCTTCTTTACGAAATCTACTTCAAAGACAAGACCTCAACGGTTACCGGTTCCTCGATGCGGGAAGCGGAAGTGGCCTGTTCAGTTTGGCTGCGTATCGACTTGGGGCCGTCGTTACGTCTTTCGACGTCGATCATGATTCGGTGGCATGCACTGAGGAACTCAGGCGGCGATACGCAACAGACGATGACCGCTGGCGTGTGATGCGTGGTTCGTTATTGGACCAAGTGTTCCTTGACACGCTTGGGAGTTTCGAGGGTGTGTATTGTTGGGGTGTTGCCCATCATTCCGGCAGCATGTGGACGGCGATCGAAAATCTGTTGCCGCTCGTGGAGCCAGACGGATCGATCGTGCTCGCGATCTACAACGATCAGCTGTATATTTCGCGCGTCTGGCGCGCCATAAAACACATCTACCACCGCCTGCCTGCCTTCCTCCGACCACTGTACGTCGTTGCGATAGGGTTCTCCGCATTTGCGAAACGCCTTGTGGTCACCATGCTTGCTTGCGTCTTGCGACTACTTACATTGCGCAACCCCTTCGTGCCGCTAATGAATTGGGCCACAGAAACCCAATCCCGTGGAATGCATGGCTGGTATGATCTGGTCGATTGGGTCGGTGGGTGGCCGTTTGAGGTCGCGAAGCCGGAAGAAGTCTTTCGCTTTCTGCGAGACCGCGGATTCTTCCTCGAAGAAATGACCACATCGGCAGGGCATGGATGTAACGAATTCACCTTCACACGCACCACTGAAAAAATCACAACACACCAATCGACCGACGCAGACTTTCGCACCGAGCCTAAAATCCAACCCAGCATGTCGCTGCCCGGTTAA
- a CDS encoding ABC transporter substrate-binding protein, protein MNRTLSPITAARSKTVSLVICIALLLSGCSSSSDSSADGSTSDATGLQQVTLQLNWFPEAEHGGYYAADVHGYFADEGLEVTLLPGGPNVPVVQSVAAGRAAFAVTNADRVLFGHQAGAEVVALFAPIQNTPRCIMVHRESGISKLADLRDVTLAIGTGPAFFQYMQKHLPLTGVETIAYPGSIGPFLANKRFAQQAYIFSEPYVAKQQGADPVALMVSEIGYNPYASVLVASRKTLDTQSDLAQRIVRASARGWQKYLDDPAETNALIDSINPDMDAGALAFGAEQIRPLCDREDPSAPLGQMTAARWQTLIDQMVEIELVDADKVSAARVFDDRFITPTAPQE, encoded by the coding sequence ATGAATCGAACGTTGTCGCCAATAACCGCTGCGCGATCGAAAACGGTTTCGCTGGTGATCTGCATCGCGTTGCTGTTGTCGGGCTGTTCGTCCAGCAGCGATTCTTCGGCCGACGGATCGACCTCCGACGCGACCGGATTGCAACAGGTGACGCTGCAATTGAACTGGTTCCCCGAAGCGGAACATGGCGGTTATTATGCGGCCGATGTTCATGGCTACTTCGCCGACGAAGGGCTTGAGGTGACGTTGTTGCCCGGCGGGCCCAACGTTCCCGTCGTCCAGTCGGTTGCGGCCGGGCGAGCTGCATTTGCCGTGACCAATGCCGATCGCGTCCTGTTTGGCCATCAAGCCGGCGCGGAAGTTGTCGCGTTGTTCGCCCCGATCCAGAACACGCCGCGATGTATCATGGTCCATCGCGAATCGGGGATTTCGAAGCTGGCCGATCTTCGCGACGTCACGCTGGCGATCGGTACCGGCCCGGCGTTCTTTCAATACATGCAGAAGCATCTGCCGCTGACCGGCGTCGAGACGATCGCCTATCCCGGCAGCATCGGCCCCTTCTTGGCGAACAAACGGTTCGCCCAACAGGCTTACATCTTCAGCGAGCCCTATGTCGCCAAACAGCAGGGAGCCGATCCGGTCGCGCTAATGGTCTCCGAGATCGGATACAACCCGTACGCCAGCGTGCTGGTTGCAAGTCGCAAGACGTTGGATACGCAGAGCGACCTGGCCCAGCGAATCGTGCGGGCGAGCGCTCGCGGTTGGCAAAAATATCTCGACGATCCGGCCGAAACCAACGCCCTGATCGATTCGATCAATCCCGACATGGATGCCGGTGCGCTGGCGTTTGGGGCGGAGCAGATCCGTCCGTTATGCGACCGCGAAGATCCCTCCGCCCCGCTGGGCCAGATGACTGCCGCGCGATGGCAGACGTTGATCGATCAGATGGTCGAAATCGAACTGGTCGATGCCGATAAGGTATCAGCCGCCCGCGTCTTCGACGATCGATTCATAACGCCAACTGCACCACAGGAATGA
- the argJ gene encoding bifunctional glutamate N-acetyltransferase/amino-acid acetyltransferase ArgJ has translation MQLPQGFRFAGVCCGIKAKADRKDLTLVVGDRDLVAAGVYTQNKIVAAPVVLSRSRTPSSAVRAVVINSGNANACTGQQGDRDALAMTNLVAKACDLDPSSVLVMSTGIIGHKLPMDRIEKGIESAAGQLNNASDNFLAAADGILTTDQGRKLAFRCEQIGDQKITFAAMAKGAGMIGPNMATMLGLVLCDANLTKIDAQRALRVAADASFNSISVDGHTSTNDTVNLLCSGTASATPLAEEHLTRFTEVLTDFCIELAKQIPADGEGALHVIEIRVAGADCCDDAKQIAKAIADSPLVKTAVTGNDPNWGRIMSAAGYAGVLVRPELCQLKINGAMVFDKGQPIDFDEKTISDSMASDKTVVLEVTVGDGPGTSVFWTSDLTTAYVTFNSDYST, from the coding sequence ATGCAGCTTCCTCAAGGATTTCGATTTGCCGGCGTGTGTTGCGGCATCAAAGCCAAAGCCGACCGCAAGGACCTAACACTGGTTGTTGGTGATCGCGACCTCGTCGCCGCGGGCGTCTATACCCAAAACAAGATCGTCGCGGCCCCGGTCGTTCTCAGCCGCAGCCGGACCCCTTCGTCGGCCGTTCGCGCTGTCGTGATCAACAGCGGCAACGCCAACGCCTGCACCGGCCAACAAGGTGACCGCGACGCGTTGGCGATGACAAACCTTGTCGCCAAAGCATGCGATCTCGATCCCAGCAGCGTGCTGGTGATGAGCACCGGGATCATCGGGCACAAGTTGCCGATGGATCGCATCGAAAAAGGAATCGAGTCGGCCGCCGGCCAGCTGAACAATGCATCCGACAATTTCCTCGCCGCCGCCGACGGAATCCTGACGACCGACCAAGGTCGCAAGCTCGCCTTCCGCTGCGAACAGATCGGCGACCAGAAGATCACCTTTGCCGCGATGGCCAAGGGAGCGGGGATGATCGGCCCGAACATGGCGACGATGTTGGGATTGGTGCTATGCGATGCCAACCTCACCAAGATCGACGCGCAACGGGCGCTGCGTGTCGCTGCCGACGCAAGCTTTAACAGCATCAGCGTCGATGGGCACACGAGCACCAACGATACGGTCAACCTGCTGTGCAGTGGCACCGCATCGGCGACGCCGTTGGCCGAAGAACATCTGACTCGCTTCACCGAAGTGCTGACCGATTTCTGTATCGAATTAGCGAAACAGATTCCTGCCGACGGCGAAGGCGCGTTGCACGTGATCGAGATCCGTGTCGCGGGTGCCGATTGCTGTGACGATGCCAAGCAGATCGCCAAGGCGATTGCGGACAGCCCGCTGGTCAAGACGGCGGTGACGGGGAACGATCCCAACTGGGGACGGATCATGTCGGCGGCAGGATATGCCGGCGTCCTGGTGCGGCCCGAACTGTGTCAACTGAAGATCAACGGGGCAATGGTTTTCGATAAAGGCCAGCCGATCGACTTCGATGAAAAAACGATCAGCGATAGCATGGCGTCCGACAAGACGGTGGTGCTGGAAGTGACTGTCGGCGACGGGCCGGGGACTTCGGTCTTCTGGACCAGCGATCTGACGACCGCTTACGTGACGTTTAACTCCGACTACTCGACCTGA
- the treZ gene encoding malto-oligosyltrehalose trehalohydrolase codes for MPTRPRAILATDMDGTLLPLQDDPTHIADLQTLLENLQANDVQVLPVTGRDRAAMIEALQAFRIPAPEVAICDGGTTIVVRNDDGDFDYLPDFQTHLEANFASFATDDVSYLLRDLVDLRFRATEKQNQFKISYFAEAKTLQATVATIQSRLRDSGIDCDVISGFNLHWGEGLVDILPAGLSKAYALQWWLDRSGNDRDQVIFAGDGGNDLEVFLAGYRTIVVGNAEPEIASTVYAAHRTGKTLDRFYLSEARATSGVLEGCRWFELVPPEKRESRSSDPLGAVPVSCNATHFNIWAPYAGRLAIEKQTDGEVQRFRIQPDEDGYFHRTVRGIGGGDRYQISLDDRVSRPDPASRFQPQGVHGPSMVVDHRKYPWHDADYRGVAKSDLVIYEMHFGTFTSEGSYLAAIDRIEELVSLGITAVEVLPLAQCAGSRNWGYDGVQIYAATENYGTPDDFKRFVDACHAAGIAVILDVVYNHLGPEGNYLHDFAPYFSKRHHTPWGDAFNYDGENCESARRFVIENAVYWLREYHLDGLRLDAVHFMFDDSDQPILRSIRHAVTDFASTVDRPIHLIGEANIYDHALVSPTDGTAYDAIWADDIMHAIYSHTVPDINLAHRHYAGASDIEEALQHGYLHTGPKVTRIDSEVRRQMHAEGDFSFLPSLICGLQTHDCVGNHPHGSRFHQLTSTETQRAAIPLLMLYPSIPMIFMGEEYACDAPFMFFVDFGDPRLRRAVDRGRRNEYPHHQWKGAIAPSHDDAFANSKSIQIKDPAIWQWYRDLIALRKTWQRESLLDWKNLSVVCDPARSLFALQYQAPNGRPKFVVSRFSAPADELPPLSLQIDGEVLMQSSVHRDSPTQLTLQNQAVLIGEGTWNLAAGQ; via the coding sequence ATGCCAACGCGACCCCGCGCGATCCTCGCGACCGATATGGACGGCACGCTGTTGCCGCTGCAAGACGATCCGACTCACATCGCCGACCTGCAAACCTTGCTCGAAAATTTGCAAGCCAACGACGTGCAAGTGCTTCCCGTCACGGGGCGCGATCGCGCGGCGATGATCGAAGCGTTGCAGGCGTTTCGGATTCCGGCACCCGAAGTCGCGATCTGCGATGGCGGCACGACGATCGTTGTCCGCAACGACGACGGTGACTTCGACTACCTGCCCGACTTCCAAACGCATCTGGAAGCGAACTTCGCCAGCTTTGCGACCGATGACGTCTCCTACCTGCTGAGAGATTTAGTCGACCTGCGGTTCCGCGCCACCGAAAAACAGAACCAGTTCAAGATCAGCTACTTCGCCGAAGCAAAGACGCTGCAAGCGACGGTTGCCACGATTCAAAGCCGTCTGCGCGACTCGGGGATCGATTGCGATGTGATCTCGGGTTTCAATCTCCATTGGGGCGAAGGGCTCGTCGACATCCTGCCGGCAGGACTCTCCAAAGCCTACGCCTTGCAGTGGTGGTTGGATCGCAGCGGCAATGATCGCGATCAAGTTATCTTCGCCGGCGACGGTGGCAACGACTTGGAGGTCTTCCTCGCGGGATATCGCACGATCGTCGTTGGCAATGCCGAACCGGAGATCGCGTCGACAGTTTATGCAGCCCACCGCACCGGCAAAACGTTGGATCGATTCTATCTGTCGGAGGCTCGAGCGACGTCGGGTGTCTTGGAAGGATGTCGTTGGTTCGAACTCGTGCCGCCGGAAAAACGAGAGTCCCGTTCCAGCGATCCGCTGGGCGCGGTCCCCGTCTCCTGCAACGCGACCCATTTCAATATCTGGGCTCCCTACGCGGGACGGCTTGCGATCGAAAAGCAGACCGACGGCGAAGTCCAACGCTTCCGGATCCAGCCCGACGAAGATGGATACTTCCATCGCACGGTCCGCGGAATCGGTGGCGGCGATCGGTATCAAATCTCATTGGACGATCGCGTCAGTCGCCCCGATCCCGCTTCGCGCTTCCAGCCGCAAGGCGTTCACGGCCCTTCGATGGTCGTCGATCATCGCAAATATCCGTGGCACGATGCGGACTATCGCGGCGTCGCAAAAAGCGACCTGGTGATCTACGAAATGCACTTCGGAACCTTCACTAGCGAAGGATCTTATCTGGCGGCGATCGATCGGATCGAAGAGCTTGTCTCGCTAGGGATCACCGCGGTCGAAGTGTTACCGTTGGCCCAGTGTGCCGGTTCACGCAACTGGGGCTACGACGGAGTCCAAATCTATGCCGCCACCGAAAATTACGGGACGCCCGACGATTTCAAACGCTTCGTCGACGCCTGTCACGCCGCCGGAATCGCGGTGATCTTGGACGTCGTCTACAACCACCTGGGGCCCGAGGGAAACTACCTTCACGACTTCGCTCCCTATTTCTCCAAGCGACATCACACGCCTTGGGGCGACGCGTTCAACTACGACGGCGAGAACTGCGAATCGGCGCGGCGATTTGTGATCGAGAACGCCGTCTATTGGCTGCGCGAATACCATCTGGACGGTTTGCGTTTGGATGCGGTCCATTTCATGTTCGACGACAGCGACCAGCCGATCCTCCGCAGCATCCGTCACGCGGTCACCGATTTTGCCAGCACCGTCGATCGCCCGATTCATTTGATTGGCGAAGCGAACATCTACGATCACGCCCTCGTCTCGCCGACCGATGGGACCGCCTACGATGCGATCTGGGCCGACGATATCATGCACGCGATCTATTCCCACACCGTTCCGGATATCAATCTCGCGCATCGACATTACGCGGGAGCGAGCGACATCGAAGAAGCGTTGCAGCACGGCTACCTGCACACCGGGCCCAAGGTCACGCGGATCGATAGCGAAGTCCGTCGCCAGATGCACGCCGAGGGAGACTTCTCGTTTTTGCCATCGCTGATCTGCGGTTTGCAGACGCACGATTGTGTCGGCAACCATCCGCATGGTTCCCGCTTCCATCAACTCACCTCGACCGAAACCCAACGCGCCGCGATCCCGTTGCTGATGCTCTATCCATCGATCCCGATGATCTTCATGGGAGAGGAGTACGCGTGCGACGCACCCTTCATGTTTTTTGTCGACTTCGGCGATCCGCGATTGCGACGCGCCGTCGACCGCGGTCGCCGCAACGAATACCCGCATCACCAATGGAAAGGTGCGATCGCGCCGAGCCACGATGATGCGTTTGCGAATTCCAAGTCGATCCAGATCAAAGACCCCGCGATCTGGCAATGGTATCGCGACTTGATCGCGCTGCGGAAAACATGGCAGCGGGAGTCGTTGTTGGATTGGAAAAATCTGTCGGTCGTCTGCGATCCCGCGCGGTCGTTGTTCGCGCTACAATATCAAGCTCCCAACGGCCGACCGAAGTTTGTCGTTTCGCGATTTTCCGCCCCCGCGGATGAATTGCCTCCGCTGTCGCTGCAAATCGACGGCGAGGTGTTGATGCAGTCGTCGGTTCATCGCGATTCGCCGACTCAGCTGACCCTACAAAATCAAGCGGTTCTGATCGGCGAGGGGACTTGGAATCTCGCCGCGGGCCAGTAG
- a CDS encoding C-type lectin domain-containing protein — protein sequence MPERITLTLCIALTSILVCCADDSLLDRVVAAEKNYTAEIEQYREELLDALASKREIAQKRGDLKSLQRIDDEITQFKEHQQLPKMVSVRAYSRKMSLAKSKMISAYEQTVTDLTKSGAIEQAKSVQAKLEQFVSGKAVIPHDAIRFGHLAYKVFPDQLTWEQARERCTGLGGTLPRISNNQENDFLTNLAKKANLSGFWLDISDHQREGTWIHTDGTSVIFTNWDKKNFHQPNNAMRVEHYAVSLTKLNGLWWDYPLDPKAYPNLTSSGRPGFICQWDLNKGK from the coding sequence ATGCCAGAACGAATCACACTTACGCTGTGTATTGCCTTGACATCCATATTGGTGTGTTGCGCCGATGACTCGTTGCTCGACCGAGTCGTAGCAGCGGAAAAAAACTACACCGCTGAAATCGAGCAATACCGTGAGGAATTACTTGATGCCCTGGCTTCCAAACGGGAGATTGCGCAGAAAAGAGGTGACCTGAAAAGCCTGCAGAGAATTGACGATGAAATCACTCAGTTTAAGGAACATCAGCAACTTCCCAAAATGGTTTCCGTGCGTGCGTATTCGCGAAAGATGAGTTTGGCGAAATCTAAAATGATTTCAGCGTACGAGCAGACCGTCACCGACCTAACCAAATCCGGAGCCATCGAACAGGCGAAATCGGTCCAAGCCAAGCTAGAACAGTTTGTTTCAGGCAAAGCCGTCATACCGCATGACGCTATCCGTTTCGGGCACCTTGCGTATAAGGTCTTCCCAGATCAACTGACGTGGGAGCAAGCGCGAGAGAGATGTACTGGGTTGGGCGGAACGCTACCACGGATATCAAATAATCAAGAGAACGATTTCTTGACGAACCTTGCAAAGAAAGCAAATTTATCTGGGTTCTGGTTAGATATTAGCGATCACCAGCGTGAAGGGACTTGGATACACACGGATGGAACGAGTGTAATTTTCACAAACTGGGACAAGAAGAACTTTCATCAACCGAATAATGCGATGAGAGTCGAGCATTATGCGGTGTCGTTGACCAAGCTCAACGGTTTATGGTGGGACTACCCACTCGATCCAAAAGCGTATCCCAACCTTACTTCATCCGGTCGCCCCGGATTTATCTGTCAATGGGATCTCAATAAAGGCAAGTAA